In the Kitasatospora terrestris genome, one interval contains:
- a CDS encoding endonuclease/exonuclease/phosphatase family protein codes for MSHLRIATYNLLHGQPLAADGSPDPYPADAGAPLGEAVADLDADVLALQEVDRYQERSGCVDQAAVAAKAMGAADWRFAAALHGTPAPLSGWLPDPDLPGLQVYGPAEVDTATGQPSYGTALLTRLPVRHWRARRFAPAPFGLPLKVAGRRGLTPVPDEPRAAIAAVLEGSEGPFTVVAAHLSFVPGWNVAQLAGIRRWIADLPQPYLVLGDFNLIGAVPRTVLGSAAAIERTTSRERVRNARQARTGLRRRRTREPRPRLQGWYDLARTPTYPSHRPAVQFDHILGIGVPRTAVGSVSAPRTAVSDHRPLVVDVRI; via the coding sequence GTGAGCCATCTGCGCATCGCGACCTACAACCTGCTGCACGGTCAGCCGCTGGCCGCCGACGGCAGCCCGGACCCCTACCCCGCCGACGCCGGCGCCCCGCTCGGCGAGGCGGTCGCCGACCTGGACGCGGACGTGCTCGCGCTCCAGGAGGTCGACCGGTACCAGGAGCGCTCCGGCTGCGTCGACCAGGCCGCCGTCGCCGCCAAGGCGATGGGCGCCGCGGACTGGCGGTTCGCCGCCGCCCTGCACGGCACCCCCGCGCCGCTCTCCGGCTGGCTCCCCGACCCCGACCTCCCCGGCCTCCAGGTGTACGGTCCCGCCGAGGTCGACACCGCCACCGGTCAGCCCTCGTACGGCACCGCGCTGCTCACCCGGCTCCCGGTGCGGCACTGGCGGGCCCGCCGGTTCGCGCCCGCGCCGTTCGGCCTGCCGCTGAAGGTCGCGGGCCGGCGCGGCCTGACGCCCGTCCCGGACGAGCCGCGGGCGGCGATCGCCGCCGTCCTGGAGGGCAGCGAGGGGCCGTTCACCGTGGTCGCCGCGCACCTGTCGTTCGTGCCCGGCTGGAACGTCGCCCAGCTCGCCGGGATCCGCCGCTGGATCGCCGACCTGCCCCAGCCGTACCTGGTGCTCGGCGACTTCAACCTGATCGGCGCGGTGCCGCGGACCGTGCTCGGGAGCGCCGCCGCGATCGAGCGCACCACCTCGCGCGAGCGCGTCCGCAACGCCCGGCAGGCGCGGACCGGGCTGCGGCGGCGCCGCACCCGCGAGCCGCGCCCGCGCCTCCAGGGCTGGTACGACCTGGCCCGCACCCCCACCTACCCGTCGCACCGGCCGGCGGTCCAGTTCGACCACATCCTCGGCATCGGCGTCCCGCGCACCGCCGTCGGCTCGGTCTCGGCCCCCCGCACCGCGGTCTCCGACCACCGGCCCCTGGTCGTCGACGTACGGATCTAG
- a CDS encoding ATP-dependent DNA helicase encodes MTPPFRLVRSPLAQPEPPVLDPYQQAVVEHAGGPLLVLAGPGTGKTTTLVEAVTRRIADGTDPERILVLTFGRKAAMELRDRMTARVAAGVAVPQATTFHSFCYALLRAHQDPEEYAEPLRLLSGPEQDVMVRELLAGDAEDARAGVGRIGWPLDLRACLTTRGFADEVRAVLARSRELGLGEHELARFAEGVQRPDWAAAAHFLADYLDVLDMRGVLDYAELVHRAVLLAERPEVGDALRGRYDVVFVDEYQDTDPSQVRLLQQLAGGGRDLVAVGDPDQSIYAFRGADINGILDFPDAFRRADGRPAEVAVLRVSRRSGAVLLAASRELTRRMPMGRLPADKLAQHRALLPSREGGAVEVYTYPTPGAELDSVADLLRRAHLEDGVPWGEMAVLVRAGGRTIPGVRRALGAAGVPLEIDGDDIPLRDEPGVVPLLTALRVCAEPAEAMTVDIAHTLLTGPMGGLDGSDLRRLGRALREEARAEGHEVVAPAEALIRDALAEPERLMLLDGPYARRARELGTLLRKVRELLSGGGGAEDALWELWDGSRRWRERLERAALRGGTAGRNADRDLDALCALFETAARAEEQVAGHRSALDLLAELEAQDIAADTLTVRAVRPDAVRLMTAHRSKGLEWRVVVVAGVQDGLWPDLRRRGSLLEADRIGRDGLAEPLTPAALLAEERRLFYTAATRAKDRLIVTAVKAPAEDGDEPSRFLRELYREELDPRTGKVRSRTPQVTVAEVTSRPRRPLSVSALVAELRAVTVDPARSPELRRAAAERLARLASALDEDGHPLVPSAHPDRWWGLDEQTAAPEPLRADGVPVRLSGSGLEQLDDCALQWFLEKDVRAGTTTTAAQGFGNVVHALADEVGSGRTPADLAVLMERLDTVWDALAFDAPWKSQQEKAEARAALERFLHWHVLERERTLVATEHGFDLTLDVGGIAVRIRGSMDRVERDAAGRAYVVDFKTGKQIPTDKSLPEHKQLAVYQLAVRGGALDGLPGFDDGAATPGGAELVHLREPAKGEPEAPKVQRQLPAEGEPWIENLLAESAGRVLAERFVPTVGEGCARCAFRGSCSAQRDGRQLVD; translated from the coding sequence TCGCCGTGCCGCAGGCGACCACCTTCCACTCCTTCTGCTACGCGCTGCTGCGCGCCCACCAGGACCCTGAGGAGTACGCCGAGCCGCTGCGGCTGCTCTCCGGCCCCGAGCAGGACGTGATGGTCCGCGAGCTGCTGGCCGGCGACGCGGAGGACGCCAGGGCCGGCGTCGGACGGATCGGCTGGCCGCTCGACCTGCGGGCCTGCCTGACCACCCGCGGGTTCGCCGACGAGGTCCGGGCCGTGCTCGCGCGCAGCCGCGAGCTCGGGCTCGGCGAGCACGAGCTGGCCCGCTTCGCCGAGGGCGTCCAGCGGCCCGACTGGGCGGCCGCCGCGCACTTCCTCGCGGACTACCTGGACGTCCTGGACATGCGGGGGGTGCTGGACTACGCGGAGCTGGTCCACCGGGCCGTGCTGCTCGCCGAACGCCCGGAGGTCGGGGACGCGCTGCGCGGCCGGTACGACGTGGTCTTCGTCGACGAGTACCAGGACACCGACCCCTCCCAGGTGCGGCTGCTGCAGCAGCTCGCCGGAGGCGGCCGCGACCTGGTCGCGGTCGGTGACCCGGACCAGTCGATCTACGCCTTCCGCGGCGCCGACATCAACGGCATCCTCGACTTCCCCGACGCCTTCCGGCGGGCCGACGGCCGGCCGGCCGAGGTGGCCGTGCTGCGGGTGTCCCGGCGGTCCGGGGCGGTGCTGCTGGCCGCCTCGCGGGAGCTCACCCGGCGGATGCCGATGGGCCGGCTGCCCGCCGACAAGCTCGCCCAGCACCGCGCGCTGCTGCCCTCCCGCGAGGGCGGGGCGGTCGAGGTGTACACCTACCCGACCCCCGGCGCGGAACTGGACTCGGTCGCCGACCTGCTCCGCCGGGCGCACCTGGAGGACGGGGTGCCCTGGGGCGAGATGGCGGTGCTGGTCCGCGCCGGCGGGCGGACCATCCCCGGCGTCCGGCGGGCCCTGGGCGCGGCCGGCGTGCCGCTGGAGATCGACGGCGACGACATCCCGCTGCGCGACGAGCCCGGTGTGGTGCCGCTGCTGACCGCGCTCCGGGTCTGCGCGGAGCCGGCCGAGGCGATGACCGTCGACATCGCGCACACCCTGCTCACCGGCCCGATGGGCGGCCTGGACGGCTCCGACCTGCGGCGGCTGGGTCGGGCACTGAGGGAGGAGGCGCGAGCCGAGGGGCACGAGGTGGTCGCCCCGGCCGAGGCGCTGATCCGGGACGCCCTCGCGGAGCCCGAGCGGCTGATGCTGCTGGACGGCCCCTACGCCCGCCGCGCCCGCGAGCTCGGGACGCTGCTGCGCAAGGTCCGGGAGCTGCTGTCCGGCGGCGGGGGCGCCGAGGACGCGCTGTGGGAGCTGTGGGACGGCAGCCGCCGCTGGCGCGAGCGGCTGGAGCGGGCCGCCCTGCGCGGCGGCACCGCCGGCCGCAACGCCGACCGAGACCTGGACGCGCTGTGCGCGCTGTTCGAGACCGCCGCGCGGGCGGAGGAGCAGGTGGCGGGCCACCGCAGCGCGCTGGACCTGCTCGCCGAGCTGGAGGCGCAGGACATCGCCGCCGACACCCTCACCGTGCGCGCCGTGCGGCCGGACGCGGTCCGGCTGATGACCGCGCACCGCTCGAAGGGCCTGGAGTGGCGGGTGGTCGTGGTGGCCGGCGTCCAGGACGGCCTCTGGCCGGACCTCCGCCGCCGCGGCTCCCTGCTGGAGGCCGACCGGATCGGCCGGGACGGCCTCGCCGAACCGCTCACCCCGGCCGCGCTGCTCGCGGAGGAGCGGCGCCTCTTCTACACCGCGGCCACCCGCGCCAAGGACCGGCTGATCGTCACCGCGGTGAAGGCCCCCGCCGAGGACGGCGACGAGCCGTCGCGGTTCCTGCGCGAGCTCTACCGGGAGGAGCTCGACCCGCGGACCGGCAAGGTGCGCTCCCGCACCCCCCAGGTGACCGTCGCCGAGGTGACCAGCCGGCCGCGGCGGCCGCTGTCGGTGTCCGCCCTGGTGGCGGAGCTGCGCGCGGTCACCGTCGACCCGGCCCGCTCGCCGGAGCTGCGCCGGGCGGCGGCCGAGCGGCTCGCCCGGCTGGCGTCCGCGCTCGACGAGGACGGCCACCCGCTGGTCCCCTCCGCGCACCCCGACCGCTGGTGGGGCCTGGACGAGCAGACCGCCGCGCCCGAGCCGCTGCGGGCGGACGGCGTACCGGTCCGGCTGTCCGGCAGCGGCCTGGAACAGCTCGACGACTGCGCGCTCCAGTGGTTCTTGGAGAAGGACGTGAGGGCCGGCACCACCACCACCGCCGCCCAGGGCTTCGGCAACGTCGTCCACGCGCTGGCCGACGAGGTCGGCTCCGGCCGCACCCCCGCCGACCTCGCCGTCCTGATGGAGCGGCTGGACACGGTGTGGGACGCGCTGGCCTTCGACGCGCCGTGGAAGTCGCAGCAGGAGAAGGCCGAGGCCCGGGCGGCGCTGGAGCGCTTCCTGCACTGGCACGTGCTGGAGCGGGAACGCACCCTCGTCGCCACCGAGCACGGCTTCGACCTGACCCTGGACGTCGGCGGGATCGCGGTCCGCATCCGCGGCTCGATGGACCGCGTCGAGCGGGACGCGGCGGGCCGCGCGTACGTCGTCGACTTCAAGACCGGCAAGCAGATCCCGACCGACAAGTCGCTGCCCGAGCACAAGCAGCTCGCCGTCTACCAGCTGGCCGTGCGCGGCGGCGCGCTGGACGGGCTGCCCGGCTTCGACGACGGCGCCGCCACCCCGGGCGGCGCGGAGCTGGTGCACCTGCGCGAGCCCGCCAAGGGCGAGCCCGAGGCACCGAAGGTGCAGCGGCAGCTGCCCGCCGAGGGCGAGCCGTGGATCGAGAACCTGCTCGCCGAGTCGGCCGGCCGGGTGCTCGCCGAGCGCTTCGTCCCCACCGTCGGCGAGGGCTGCGCGCGCTGCGCCTTCCGCGGCAGCTGCTCCGCCCAGCGCGACGGGCGCCAGCTTGTCGACTGA
- a CDS encoding ABC transporter ATP-binding protein, translating into MSTTESQAPVLHLEQVSRVHGHGAAEVHALRAVDLKVHPGELVAVMGPSGSGKSTLLTLAGGLDAPTGGRVLVEGADLGALSRKQQAAVRRRSVGYVFQDYNLIPALTAAENIALPRELDGVSARAARREALAALEELGIAELADRFPDDMSGGQQQRVAIARALIGDRRLVLADEPTGALDSTTGETVLAVLRARCDAGAAAMLVTHEARHAAWADRVVFLRDGRMVDETANTDAAGLLVAAATNSVKGGDEA; encoded by the coding sequence ATGAGTACAACCGAGTCCCAGGCCCCGGTGCTGCACCTGGAGCAGGTCAGCCGGGTGCACGGCCACGGCGCCGCCGAGGTGCACGCGCTGCGCGCCGTCGACCTGAAGGTGCACCCGGGCGAACTGGTCGCCGTGATGGGCCCGTCCGGGTCCGGCAAGTCCACCCTGCTCACCCTGGCCGGCGGCCTCGACGCCCCGACCGGCGGCCGGGTCCTGGTCGAGGGCGCCGACCTCGGCGCGCTCTCCCGCAAGCAGCAGGCGGCGGTGCGCCGCCGCTCGGTCGGGTACGTGTTCCAGGACTACAACCTGATACCGGCGCTGACCGCCGCCGAGAACATCGCGCTGCCCCGCGAGCTGGACGGCGTCTCCGCCCGGGCCGCCCGCCGGGAGGCGCTGGCCGCGCTGGAGGAGCTCGGCATCGCCGAGCTCGCCGACCGCTTCCCGGACGACATGTCCGGCGGCCAGCAGCAGCGCGTCGCGATCGCCCGCGCGCTGATCGGCGACCGCCGCCTGGTGCTGGCGGACGAGCCGACCGGCGCCCTGGACTCCACCACCGGCGAGACGGTGCTGGCCGTGCTGCGGGCCCGCTGCGACGCCGGCGCGGCCGCGATGCTGGTCACCCACGAGGCGCGGCACGCCGCCTGGGCGGACCGGGTGGTCTTCCTGCGCGACGGCCGGATGGTCGACGAGACCGCCAACACGGACGCCGCGGGCCTGCTGGTCGCCGCCGCGACCAACAGCGTGAAGGGCGGCGACGAGGCGTGA
- a CDS encoding ATP-dependent DNA helicase, with translation MRAIGAPLEPAVIVAGAGSGKTTVMAARVVWLVGSGAVRPEQVLGLTFTNKAAGELAERVRTALLRARVLDPDEDALGEPQISTYHAFAGTLLKEHGLRLGIEPDVRLLADATRFQLAAKVLRSARGPYPALSGTFSSLVAELIALDSELAEHLVDPERLRGHDSELLDTLATKKLSNEDLRAVPKAARARLELLELVEDYRRRKRAAGLMDFGDQIAASARLAQERPEVGRLLRAQYRVVLLDEYQDTSVAQRLMLSGLFGGAHSTGHPVTAVGDPCQAIYGWRGASVANLDDFPAHFPKQDGSPGARYALSENRRSGGRLLAFANHLAEPLREMHEGVEALRPAPGAERDGFVRAALLPTHAEEVAWLGDRIAHLVRTGTAPGRIAVLCRAGSAFPDIHAALVARDVPVEVVGLGGLLQLPEVADLVAVCEVLQDPTANAALVRLLIGPRWRIGPRDLALLGRRAADLVRTARPDGSDPLAAAVAETDPTEVVSLADALETFLDAEQPDELPFSPEAKVRFARLAREVRELRRALAEPLMDVLHRVLAVTGLEVELSASPLALAARRRETLHAFLDIAAGFADLDGDPGLAAFLAFLRAAQEYERGLDNSLPGGEDTVKVLTAHKSKGLEWDVVAVPGLVKDAFPSNKGRERWTSTKKVLPHALRGDAATLPADPEWTGKGMGLFKQAMIRHSAVEELRLGYVAFTRPRSLLLASGHWWGPSQKRRRGPSSFLLELRAHCEREAGNGELDVWAEEPLPDAENPAFAVSVETPWPLPLDPAAQTSRRRVADVVRARLAGLPAPEPERMAVEDQRLVASWDRDLGALLGELERSRRAVRDVELPASLSATQLLRLAADPDGFAAELARPMPRPPAPAARRGTRFHAWVQARFDQPLLLGPDALPGLDEDGIEDEKDLERLKEAFLRGPYAGRRPYRVEEPFHLVLAGRVVRGRIDAVYRDRDGGSASPESYRYEVVDWKTGREESADPLQLAVYRLAWAERTGVPAEQVTASFLYVRSGRIVRPSGLPDRKELSELLIGNSS, from the coding sequence ATGCGGGCCATCGGCGCACCGCTGGAGCCCGCGGTGATCGTGGCGGGCGCCGGGTCGGGCAAGACCACGGTGATGGCGGCCCGGGTGGTGTGGCTGGTCGGCTCCGGCGCGGTCCGCCCCGAGCAGGTGCTGGGCCTGACCTTCACCAACAAGGCCGCCGGCGAGCTCGCCGAGCGGGTGCGCACCGCGCTGCTGCGCGCCCGCGTCCTGGACCCGGACGAGGACGCCCTCGGCGAGCCGCAGATCTCCACCTACCACGCGTTCGCCGGCACTCTGCTCAAGGAGCACGGCCTGCGCCTGGGGATAGAGCCGGACGTCCGGCTGCTCGCCGACGCGACCCGCTTCCAGCTCGCCGCCAAGGTGCTGCGCTCGGCGCGCGGCCCGTACCCGGCGCTGAGCGGGACCTTCTCCTCCCTGGTCGCCGAGCTGATCGCGCTCGACTCCGAGCTGGCCGAGCACCTGGTCGACCCGGAGCGGCTGCGCGGCCACGACTCCGAACTGCTCGACACCCTCGCCACCAAGAAGTTGAGCAACGAGGACCTGCGCGCCGTCCCGAAGGCGGCCCGGGCCCGGCTGGAGCTGCTGGAGCTGGTCGAGGACTACCGGCGGCGCAAGCGGGCCGCCGGGCTGATGGACTTCGGCGACCAGATCGCCGCCTCCGCCCGGCTCGCCCAGGAGCGGCCGGAGGTCGGCCGGCTGCTGCGCGCCCAGTACCGGGTGGTGCTGCTGGACGAGTACCAGGACACCTCGGTCGCCCAACGGCTGATGCTGTCCGGCCTGTTCGGCGGCGCGCACAGCACCGGGCACCCGGTGACCGCGGTCGGCGACCCCTGCCAGGCGATCTACGGCTGGCGCGGTGCCTCGGTCGCCAACCTGGACGACTTCCCGGCGCACTTCCCCAAGCAGGACGGCTCGCCGGGCGCCCGGTACGCGCTCAGCGAGAACCGGCGCAGCGGCGGCCGGCTGCTGGCGTTCGCCAACCACCTGGCCGAGCCGCTGCGCGAGATGCACGAGGGCGTGGAGGCGCTGCGCCCGGCGCCCGGGGCGGAGCGGGACGGCTTCGTCCGGGCCGCGCTGCTGCCCACCCACGCGGAGGAGGTGGCGTGGCTGGGCGACCGGATCGCGCACCTGGTCCGCACCGGGACGGCGCCGGGCCGGATCGCGGTGCTGTGCCGGGCGGGCAGCGCCTTCCCGGACATCCACGCGGCGCTGGTCGCCCGGGACGTGCCGGTCGAGGTGGTGGGCCTCGGCGGCCTGCTGCAACTCCCCGAGGTGGCGGACCTGGTGGCGGTCTGCGAGGTGCTGCAGGACCCGACCGCCAACGCGGCGCTGGTCCGGCTGCTGATCGGCCCGCGCTGGCGGATCGGCCCGCGCGATCTGGCGCTGCTCGGCCGCCGGGCCGCGGACCTGGTCCGCACCGCCCGCCCGGACGGCAGCGACCCGCTGGCGGCGGCGGTCGCCGAGACCGACCCGACCGAGGTGGTCTCGCTCGCCGACGCCCTGGAGACCTTCCTCGACGCGGAGCAGCCCGACGAGCTGCCGTTCTCCCCGGAGGCCAAGGTCCGCTTCGCGCGCCTGGCCCGGGAGGTCCGCGAGCTGCGCCGGGCGCTGGCCGAGCCGCTGATGGACGTGCTGCACCGGGTGCTCGCGGTGACCGGTCTGGAGGTGGAGCTGTCCGCCTCGCCGCTGGCGCTGGCCGCCCGCCGGCGGGAGACCCTGCACGCCTTCCTGGACATTGCGGCGGGCTTCGCCGACCTGGACGGCGACCCGGGCCTGGCCGCGTTCCTGGCGTTCCTGCGGGCCGCCCAGGAGTACGAGCGCGGCCTGGACAACAGCCTGCCCGGCGGCGAGGACACCGTGAAGGTGCTGACCGCGCACAAGTCCAAGGGCCTGGAGTGGGACGTGGTCGCCGTCCCCGGGCTGGTCAAGGACGCCTTCCCCAGCAACAAGGGCCGCGAGCGCTGGACCAGCACCAAGAAGGTGCTGCCGCACGCGCTGCGCGGCGACGCCGCCACCCTGCCCGCCGACCCGGAGTGGACCGGCAAGGGCATGGGCCTGTTCAAGCAGGCGATGATCCGGCACTCGGCGGTCGAGGAACTGCGGCTCGGCTACGTCGCGTTCACCCGGCCCCGGTCGCTGCTGCTGGCCTCCGGGCACTGGTGGGGGCCGAGCCAGAAGCGCCGGCGCGGCCCGTCCTCCTTCCTGCTGGAGCTGAGGGCGCACTGCGAGCGGGAGGCGGGCAACGGCGAGTTGGACGTCTGGGCCGAGGAGCCGCTGCCGGACGCCGAGAACCCGGCGTTCGCGGTCTCGGTGGAGACCCCGTGGCCGCTGCCGCTGGACCCGGCCGCGCAGACCTCCCGGCGGCGGGTGGCGGACGTGGTCCGGGCCCGGCTGGCCGGACTGCCCGCGCCCGAGCCGGAGCGGATGGCGGTCGAGGACCAGCGCCTGGTCGCCTCCTGGGACCGCGATCTCGGCGCGCTGCTGGGCGAGTTGGAGCGCTCCCGGCGGGCCGTGCGGGACGTCGAGCTGCCCGCCTCGCTCTCCGCCACCCAGTTGCTGCGCCTCGCCGCCGACCCGGACGGCTTCGCCGCCGAGCTGGCCCGGCCGATGCCCCGCCCGCCCGCGCCCGCCGCCCGCCGGGGCACCCGCTTCCACGCCTGGGTGCAGGCGCGGTTCGACCAGCCGCTGCTGCTCGGCCCGGACGCGCTGCCCGGCCTGGACGAGGACGGCATCGAGGACGAGAAGGACCTGGAGCGGCTCAAGGAGGCCTTCCTGCGCGGCCCCTACGCGGGCCGCCGGCCGTACCGGGTCGAGGAGCCGTTCCACCTGGTGCTGGCGGGGCGGGTGGTGCGCGGCCGGATCGACGCGGTGTACCGCGACCGTGACGGTGGCTCAGCGTCACCGGAGTCGTACCGGTACGAAGTGGTCGACTGGAAGACCGGCCGCGAGGAGAGCGCGGACCCGCTGCAGCTCGCCGTCTACCGGCTGGCCTGGGCGGAGCGGACCGGTGTCCCGGCCGAGCAGGTCACGGCGTCGTTCCTCTACGTGCGCAGTGGCCGGATCGTGAGACCGTCAGGACTTCCCGACCGAAAAGAGTTGAGCGAGCTCCTGATCGGGAATAGCTCATAA
- a CDS encoding PadR family transcriptional regulator translates to MSIRHGLLALLDQGPRYGYQLRTEFEARTGATWPLNVGQVYTTLGRLERDGLVEPAGEDAEGHQFYAVTEEGRAELRRWFDSPVQRTNPPRDELAIKLAMAVTVPGVDVTAVVQGQRRHSMQALQDYTRLKGQALVNDTGAGEDLAWLLVLEQLIFQAEAEIRWLDHCETRLARHAERARAEVPATTEAPANAPRRRSRIR, encoded by the coding sequence ATGTCGATCCGTCACGGCCTGCTCGCCCTGCTCGACCAGGGCCCGCGCTACGGCTACCAACTGCGCACCGAGTTCGAGGCCCGCACCGGCGCCACCTGGCCGCTCAACGTCGGCCAGGTCTACACCACGCTGGGGCGCCTGGAGCGCGACGGCCTGGTGGAGCCCGCCGGTGAGGACGCCGAGGGGCACCAGTTCTACGCCGTCACTGAGGAAGGACGCGCGGAACTGCGCCGCTGGTTCGACAGCCCGGTGCAGCGGACCAATCCGCCGCGCGACGAGCTGGCGATCAAGCTGGCGATGGCCGTCACCGTGCCCGGGGTGGACGTCACCGCCGTGGTGCAGGGACAGCGCCGGCACAGCATGCAGGCGCTGCAGGACTACACCCGGCTGAAGGGCCAGGCACTGGTCAACGACACGGGGGCCGGCGAGGACCTGGCGTGGCTGCTGGTGCTGGAGCAACTGATCTTCCAGGCCGAGGCGGAGATCCGCTGGCTGGACCACTGCGAGACCCGGCTGGCCCGGCACGCGGAGCGTGCGCGGGCCGAGGTGCCCGCGACCACCGAGGCGCCGGCGAACGCCCCGCGCCGCCGCAGCCGCATCCGATGA
- a CDS encoding PP2C family protein-serine/threonine phosphatase produces MTGTWPKTSHALPLIGMVLVVSLDYFTNSEVTVEPAITAVPALAAVVSRRTWYPLFVGAVAELCSFLMAWYNGVLGESVHTATVLAVALVAGIGYVSATLRLRQEQALADARLVADIARRVLLRPVPDRVGSVRAAVHYAAAAAQASIGGDLYEVVNTRHGVRAVVGDVRGKGLAAVETAAAVLGAFREAAHQEPALDRVAGWLAVSLDRALHETDHPGVEEEFVTLVLIGVCPDGSVEIVNCGHPAPLLLTADGCRAVEPEEPVPPLGVLDPADVRPPVQRVAVRPGDRVLLYTDGVIEARDHRGSFYPLAGRIGELAVGGPVEVLRRLHEDVVRHVGHKLGDDAAMLLLQYEPPAPELPQPRQGREALPDSGSAAGRATGS; encoded by the coding sequence GTGACGGGCACCTGGCCGAAGACCTCCCACGCCCTGCCGCTGATCGGCATGGTGCTGGTGGTCTCCCTCGACTACTTCACCAACAGCGAGGTGACCGTCGAACCGGCGATCACCGCCGTTCCCGCGCTGGCCGCCGTGGTCAGCCGGCGCACCTGGTACCCGCTCTTCGTCGGCGCCGTCGCCGAGCTCTGCTCCTTCCTGATGGCCTGGTACAACGGCGTGCTCGGGGAGTCCGTGCACACCGCGACCGTGCTCGCGGTCGCCCTGGTCGCCGGGATCGGGTACGTCAGCGCCACCCTGCGGCTGCGCCAGGAGCAGGCGCTGGCCGACGCCCGGCTGGTCGCCGACATCGCCCGGCGGGTGCTGCTGCGCCCCGTCCCCGACCGGGTCGGCAGCGTCCGGGCCGCCGTCCACTACGCGGCCGCCGCCGCCCAGGCCTCGATCGGCGGCGACCTGTACGAGGTGGTCAACACCCGGCACGGCGTCCGGGCCGTGGTCGGCGACGTCCGCGGCAAGGGTCTCGCCGCGGTGGAGACCGCGGCGGCCGTGCTCGGCGCGTTCCGCGAGGCCGCGCACCAGGAGCCGGCCCTCGACCGGGTCGCCGGCTGGCTCGCGGTCAGCCTCGACCGCGCCCTGCACGAGACCGACCACCCCGGGGTGGAGGAGGAGTTCGTCACCCTGGTGCTGATCGGCGTCTGCCCGGACGGCTCGGTGGAGATCGTCAACTGCGGCCACCCGGCGCCGCTGCTGCTCACCGCCGACGGCTGCCGGGCGGTGGAGCCGGAGGAGCCGGTGCCGCCGCTCGGCGTGCTCGACCCGGCGGACGTTCGGCCGCCCGTCCAGCGGGTCGCCGTACGGCCGGGGGACCGGGTGCTGCTCTACACCGACGGCGTGATCGAGGCCCGCGACCACCGCGGCTCCTTCTACCCGCTCGCCGGCCGGATCGGCGAACTCGCCGTCGGCGGGCCGGTCGAGGTGCTCCGGCGCCTCCACGAGGACGTCGTCCGCCACGTCGGCCACAAGCTCGGCGACGACGCGGCGATGCTGCTGCTGCAGTACGAGCCGCCGGCCCCCGAGCTCCCGCAGCCCCGGCAGGGCCGCGAGGCCCTGCCGGACAGCGGCTCCGCCGCGGGGCGGGCCACCGGTTCCTAG